The genomic window TCCTGTGGGCCGCGTCCAGGACGCGGCCGAAGGTCGCCCTGGAGACCCCCATGCGCTCGGCGGCCTCCTGCTGGTAGAGGCCCTCCTGATGGGCCAGGCGCAGGGCCTCCAGCTCCTCGAAGGCCAGGCTCACCTCCTCCAGGTCCATGAGGGGCACCCCCCGGGGCTTGAAGTAGCGCACTCCGGGCAGTTCCTCGACTCGTTTGCAGCAGGGGCGGCGCGGCACGTGGGGCCTCCGGGGGGTCAGCCCTGCTTGAGGGCCAGATAGAGCTCCTCCACCTTGCGCCGGGCCCAGGGGGTCCTGCGCAGGAAGGCGAGGCTGGACTTGAGGCTGGGGTCGACGTTGAAGCAGCGGATCTCCACGGCCCGGCCCATGCCCTCCCAGCCCACGCGGTCCACCAGGACCGTCAGGATCGCCTCCAGGGTCAGGCCGTGGAGGGGGTCCTTGGGATGGGCTTGGGTCATGGGCGGCTCCGGGCGCGAGAGAGGGCCGGACGCGGTGGTCGCGTCCGGCCCTCCTCCATCATTCACGGCCGGGGGGGGATTGTCACCTAGTGATGGTGCTCCCGGTGCTCGTCGTGGCGCTCCTCGCGGCGCTCCTCGCGACGGTCCTCGCGGCGGTCCTCCCTGCGCTCCATCTTCCTGCGCTGGCCGGGGGGCATCCATACGCCGCGGGAATCCTCGCGGTGCCAGTTGCGGTAGTGGCCCCGGGGCACCTCCACGATGTAGCGGGGCACGCGGCGCGCCTCGACCCAGTCGAAGCGTGCCCGGGGGCTGCGGGCGCGGTACCAGCCATCCTCGCGGCGGCACCAGTACCACCCGTCGTTGAAGAAGACTTCCTCCGGGAAACCTGCCACCACCGAGACGCCGGGGGAGATGACCTCCAGGCGGGGCGCCACGGGAAGGCCGATCTGGATGCCGATATGCACCTGGGCCTGGGCGGCAAAGGGGCTGAGGCCGA from Geothrix sp. 21YS21S-2 includes these protein-coding regions:
- a CDS encoding DUF134 domain-containing protein → MPRRPCCKRVEELPGVRYFKPRGVPLMDLEEVSLAFEELEALRLAHQEGLYQQEAAERMGVSRATFGRVLDAAHRKVTRALVGGLALRIEGGAYTLDEEVVPKP
- a CDS encoding VF530 family protein, whose amino-acid sequence is MTQAHPKDPLHGLTLEAILTVLVDRVGWEGMGRAVEIRCFNVDPSLKSSLAFLRRTPWARRKVEELYLALKQG